The sequence GCCATAATCGTGTTTAACACAATCATTGGTCCTGCGCAATTAGCAGAAGATCCAACGGCTCTGAATTCAAATTTATTTCCAGTAAACGCAAAAGGAGAAGTCCGGTTTCTATCGGTATTGTCCAATAAAATATCTGGAATTTTTCCAATGCCTAATTTAAGTGCCGTTTTTTCATCCGGACTCATTTTTCCAGATTTTACTTTCTTCTCCAAATCATCTAACACTTGCGTTAATTGTGTTCCGATAAAAATACTCATAATTGCTGGCGGAGCCTCATTAGCACCTAAACGGTGATCATTGTTTGCCGAAGCAATGCTGGCGCGCAATAAATCGGAATGGTCGTGCACCGCTTTTATTGTATTGATAAAAAAGGTAAGAAATTGCAAATTGGTCTTAGGCGTTTTCCCAGGAGAAAGTAAATTTTTTCCGGTATTAGTGCCCATGCTCCAATTGTTGTGTTTCCCGCTTCCATTTACTCCTGCGAAAGGTTTTTCGTGCAATAACACTCTAAAATGATGTTTTTTTGCAATTTTTTCGAGTAAATCCATTAATAATTGATTGTGATCTACCGCCAAATTACATTCTTCAAAAATCGGAGCGCACTCAAATTGATTTGGAGCTACTTCGTTGTGGCGCGTTTTAACAGGAATTCCCAAACGATGCGATTCAATTTCGAAAGCACGCATAAAAGAGGAAATTCGTTTTGGGATGGAACCAAAGTAATGATCTTCCAACTGCTGCCCTTTCGCTGGCGCATGACCAAACAAAGTTCTTCCTGTCATGGCTAAATCTGGACGCGCATTGTACAAAGCTTCGTCCACCAAAAAATATTCTTGCTCCCAACCTAAAGTAGCCGTTACTTTATTTACGTTTTTATCAAAATACTGACACACATCTACCGCCGCTTTATCCAATATATTCAAGGCTTTTAATAAAGGAGTTTTATAATCCAAAGCCTCTCCTGTATAGGAAACAAAAATAGTAGGAATACACAAAGCTCTGCCAATAACGAAAGCCGGAGAAGTAGGATCCCAAGCCGTATAACCGCGAGCTTCAAAAGTATTTCGGATTCCTCCGCTCGGAAAACTGGAAGCATCCGGTTCTTGTTGAACCAATTGCGAACCTCCAAATTTTTCAATGGCGCTACCATCTTCAGTTGTTTCAAAAAAAGCATCGTGTTTTTCAGCAGTAGTACCAGTTAATGGCTGAAACCAATGAGTATAATGTGTGGCACCTTTATTCACAGCCCACGCTTTCATAGAAGCAGCTACTTGATCCGCCATTTTGCGATCAATGCGCGTGCCTTTTTCAATCGCGTTCATGACGCTTTCGTAAGCTTCGTCCGAAAGATATTCTTTCATCGCTTTTTTACCGAAAACGCTTTCGCCATAATAATCGGATACTTTTACAGAAGGCAATTCTACGTGAACAGGCGCGTGTTTACGAGCTTCTTCTAATGAGGTAAATCTTAAAGAGGTCATATTATTTTGTTTTTTAGATGAGGTTTTATTTTGATGCTGCAAAAATAATTTTTTCAAAGCACATTTTATAAAAAAGGTGATTTATTTTATTAACACCCCTATTTTTTGATACTTATTAAATTTAAAATGAATAAATATGAATAACACCCCCTATTTTTTAAGGTAGAATAAATAAAAAGTATATAAATAGGTTTAAGATATAGAGATAAGCTTAAGCGAAAGAGTGTTTACCTGACGAAATTGCGACTCACTCTGTCGCGGACGACACTTCGGGTATGGAAACTGAAGCTCGCACCTTGGTGGACGATATTGAAATAAAAAACTAGGGTCTGTACAGACCTTATAAGTCAAAAGAACTTAAGAGAAAATAGCTGATAAAATTCAAGGCTTGGATTCCTCATTTCATTTTAGCTTCCCGAAAGCTATTCATCTGGTGATTTCCTCGCATACGCTCGGAAATACCGAATTCATCACGCTTTCATTTTGTTAAAATTTTATTCGAAATCCGATGACATTGTTTTGGACAGATAAAGTAAGAGGCTATTGAATCATCGTACCTCCTCGCAACGATTGCAATACCTTACGAAAAAGGATGCGACTTGATGATCTCAATATCTTTCTTAATCAATTTACTGATGTCTTTTAAATAAGGCATCTCATCTTGCGTACAAAAAGAAATAGCGATACCGCTGGAACCTGCTCTGCCTGTTCTGCCAATACGGTGAACATACGTTTCCGCTTGCTCCGGCAATTCGTAATTTATTACATGTGATATTTTATCTACATCAATTCCGCGAGAAGCAATATCTGTAGCTACAAGCACACGAATGGT comes from Bacteroidia bacterium and encodes:
- a CDS encoding glutamine synthetase III produces the protein MTSLRFTSLEEARKHAPVHVELPSVKVSDYYGESVFGKKAMKEYLSDEAYESVMNAIEKGTRIDRKMADQVAASMKAWAVNKGATHYTHWFQPLTGTTAEKHDAFFETTEDGSAIEKFGGSQLVQQEPDASSFPSGGIRNTFEARGYTAWDPTSPAFVIGRALCIPTIFVSYTGEALDYKTPLLKALNILDKAAVDVCQYFDKNVNKVTATLGWEQEYFLVDEALYNARPDLAMTGRTLFGHAPAKGQQLEDHYFGSIPKRISSFMRAFEIESHRLGIPVKTRHNEVAPNQFECAPIFEECNLAVDHNQLLMDLLEKIAKKHHFRVLLHEKPFAGVNGSGKHNNWSMGTNTGKNLLSPGKTPKTNLQFLTFFINTIKAVHDHSDLLRASIASANNDHRLGANEAPPAIMSIFIGTQLTQVLDDLEKKVKSGKMSPDEKTALKLGIGKIPDILLDNTDRNRTSPFAFTGNKFEFRAVGSSANCAGPMIVLNTIMANQLIEFKKEVDTIIHKGEDKDEAIFQVLRDYIVKSKNIRFEGNGYGDEWVKEAEKRGLSNIKTTPNALDAFLNKKTVHLFESLNIMSDREQEARHDIYLETYTKKIQIESRVMAELALSHIIPTAIKYQKIVVDNVNGIKQLFDAAEFKKATAAQMEMIREISERISTIKKNVDDMTEERKKANVITDHKKQAIAYCEKVKPHFETIRYNVDKLELLVDDEMWSLPKYRELLFVK